The region GGAAAAAATATGGCGATAAAAAGAAGATAGTTCAAGCAAAATGCCTTAATTTAAAAAATTAATTTTGATTTTTAAAAGAAAAAGGATAAATTTAAGATAAAAATTTAATAGGCGACACTGAATTTGCCGCCTATTAAAACTTAATGAGTAAGGAAAAATTCTTGAATTTTTGCTTTATCGTTAGTTGTCGCAAGACCTAGCATAAGTAGCACACGAGCCTTTTGAACGTTTAGATTATCGCTTGTTACGAATCCGTATTTAGTGTCGTCAACTTCGCCGTTCATAGTAGTCTCGCCTGTGCCTACACGAGAGTCTCTAACCACGACTAAGCCGCCTTTTACCGCTTCACCTAGAGCCTCAAGAGCACTTGGGAATGGATTTCCGTTGCCCATGCCGGCATTAATTATACCTTTTGCACCCATTTTAACTGCGGTATTTACAAAATCAGGATTGTCGTTTGAGTGGCTATAAATGATATCTACGCGTGGAAGTTCTTTTATCTTAGCGATATCAAAAGCGCTATTTACGGTATGCTTTCTAGCAGGAGTCATATAGTATTTTACGTTTCCGTAAAAGACGGTTCCGATTCTACCCGTATTTGGCGACTTAAAGGTATCAACGCTTGTCGTATTCATCTTAGTAACCTCTCTAGCGGCGTGAATTTCATCATTCATCACTACAACCACACCTTTACCTACGCTATCTTTGCTCATAGCTACATTTACGGCGTTAAACAAATTCAAAGGACCGTCTGCGCTTAGCGATGTTGAGTTTCTCATAGCGCCAACCATAACTATAGGCTTATCGCTCTTAACGACTAAATTTAAAAAGTACGCAGTCTCTTCCATGGTATCTGTTCCGTGAGTGATAACCACTCCGTCTGCTTTACCGCTTGATAGCAGCTCATTTACTCTATTTGCAAGCTTTAGCCAAACCTCGTTATTCATCTCTTGAGAGCCGATATTTGAAATTTGCTCTCCTTTGATCGTTGCGATCTTGTTGATATCAGGCACGGCGGCTATTAGTTTATCAACCGTTACGGTTCCTGAAGTATAGCTTGTATCAAGAGCTCCCGATCCGCTTCCCGCGATCGTTCCGCCTGTTGCTAAAATATAAATCGTAGGCTTTGCTAAAGCCATCGTAGCACTAAAAATCATCACGATAAACACCTTTAACGAAAAACGCATATTAAATCTCCTTTGAAGTTTAAGTTTCAAACTGTCAAGATCTTGTATTTTGAAATTTCAGCTTGAATTATACACTTTAAACTATATAAAGTCAATTAATATTATTTTTTTATTATTTTTTAATTTTTCTACTAAATTCTCAAAAGAAACATATAAATAGCCGTTGAAAAAACTATGCTTAAAAGCGCATTTTTAAATTTAAGATGAATTAATATAGCGCAAACAGCAGAAACGATCTCGCGTCCACCAAAAGGAAATTCTTTAAAATTGGTATCCTTAAGGGCGTAAAAGACCAAAATAACCATTATAAAAAGCCCCATATGTCGCTCAACGCTTAAAAGCCACTTGTTTGGCTTGTCTTTTTTAAATATCCAAAACGGCGTAACTCTGGTTAAAAACGTCGCAACCGTAGCGGTTAGCACAACTAAAGACATAACAAGCGGGCTTGAGTTTAAATTTATGCCTGAAGTTAAGATATCGCTCATTTGATTCTATCTCCTATGACAATAACCGTAAATCCGATGAAAAGCGATAGTAAAAGCATATATGACGGCGGGAAAAATGCGGTTGCAAACACGCCCAGTCCAAGCGAAAAGAAAAGAAGCTTGTAGTTTTTATCATCCTTAAACATCTCGATAGCAAGAACTATAAAAAGCGCCGTTAGACAAAATTCAATCCCGCTATAATCAATCCTAATGCCCTTGCCGACTAAAATTCCAAGCAGAGTGCCCACCGCCCAGTAAGTTTGAGTAAGCAAATTTATAAGCGTGTATGCTTTGTCCTTTTCTTCTTGCGAATTTGTCTTAAGCGTCTTAAATATCGCAAAACTTTCATCGGTTAAGGCAAAGATGTTGTAGTATTTAAACTTAAGCCCCTTAAAGTCCTTTAAAAGGGCGAGCGAATAAAAAGTATGGCGCAAATTTATAACATAACTTGCGATAAAAATTTCAACCAAACCCGTACCCGCACTAAGCATCGAAAGCAAGGCAAATTGCCCTGCTCCGGCATATACTATCAAGTTTAAAGCCATGGTCATAAGAGGAGCTACGCCTATATTTTCCGCAAGCAAGCCAAAGGCTATACCAAGCGGAATAAAACCGAGCATAACGGGAATTGTGATCTTAAAAATGGTATAAAAGCTCAATATTAGCCTTGCGATTTAAAATTTAAGGCGAATATTACTCAAATTTTATTAAATTTTATAGTCCTTTTGAACTCTCGCCAAAATATATCGCATCAAACACCCAAATTCCAAGGATAAGCGCGATTATCAAGATAAGATATATCATGGCTTATCTCTTAAGATTATTTACGATTTGAAGCATATCATCGCTTGTCGTTATCGCCTTTGAATTAGCCTCATACGCACGCTGGCCGGTGATAAGATCGGTCATCTCCTCAACCAGCTGGACGTTACTCATCTCGACAAATCCTTGCTTGATCTGACCAAATCCGTCAAGCCCTGCCGTTCCTACGACCACATCGCCGCTTGAGCCTGTAGGAAGGTAGTTGTTATCGCCCATCGCGTGAAGCCCGCTTGGGTTTATAAAATTTGCAAGCTCTATCTGACCGATCTGCGTCATCTCGACATTACCCGGCTGCAAGACCGAAACCGTGCCGTCCGTGCCTACAGAGATATGTGTAGCATCGGCAGGTATGCTCATCTGCGGGATCAAAGGATATCCGTCTGAATTTACTATCGTGCCTTCGCTATCAAGCTTAAACGCACCGTTTCTGGTATAAGCCGTGGTGCCGTCAGGAAGTTGCACTTGAAAAAATCCATGCCCAGCAATAACCATATCAAGGTTGTTACTTGTTTCTTTAAAGTGTCCTTGCGAGAAAATTTTAGTTATCGCCGTAGGGCGCACGCCAAGACCAACCTCTATGCCTGTAGGGCTTTTTGTCGTAGAGCTGGTCGAAGTGCCTGCATACTCCATAACCTGATACATAAGATCGGCAAATTCGGCTCTGTTTTTCTTATATCCCATCGTATTTACGTTTGAGATATTGTGTGAGGTTACGTCTATTTGGGTCTGCTGCGCTATCATGCCGGTTGCAGCTGAGTAAATCGATCTCATCATGGCTTATCCTTTTAAATTTTTTAAACTTGTAATTAGCAAGTTATGTTCCAAATTCTGTTTTTTATATTAAATTCTGCAAATACTCGCAAATTTTTACAGCAATGTTTTAAACTGCAAAAGCGAAGTATTTTAATATGGATTTAAATGTCGTGCAGTAAAATTTTGGTGCAGATAGGACAAGTAGTCCATCAAGCCAAATTTTGCAACTTCATTTAAATGCGCTTAAAAGACGAGTTTTTAAACCTTAGTTGAAGCCAGCTTGCTGATGGCGTCTTGGTTAAGATCGTCCATATGGCTTCTCATCACTTTTTGATACATATCAACCAATCGGTTTGTCTCGATAAGCCCCACCATCTCGGTTACGGCATTTACGTTTGAAATTTGAGTATAACCCTGAGCAACGGCATCAACATCATCGCCAAGATCTCTTAACTCTTTTAAATTTGGCAAAACGTATAGATTATCACCCTCTTTTGTAAGATTTCTTATCTCTTTTGGCTGAGCCAGATAAAATCTTGCAATCTGCTCATCGTTTGCGTAGATATTTCCATTTTTATCCACACTTAACCTCTCGTCTTGCGGAATTTGTATCCCGTCTGCTCCGCCTTCAAAATAGTTATTTGGAAGCACTTTAAAGCCCTCTTTTGTAACCAAAAATCCCTCATCATCAAGGCTAAAAGCGCCGTTTTTAGTAAGCCTAACTTCGCCTGTTTTGGTTTCAACCAAGAAAAAAATATCCTCGCGCTTTATAGCAAAATCAAGCGTATTGCCGGTAAATTTCATCCCGCTATTGCTAAAATCAACATACTGTTCTGAAATTTGAGGCACTCTATCAATAGTTCTATTTAAAAATTTAGCAGCTTGCTTTGTGTGATTTTCAAGCGGCAAAACATCTCTAAACTCTTGAAAAATTCTCTCAAAATCACCCACAACCACATCGTCACGCTTAAAGCCGATTGTGTTTATGTTTGCAAGGTTATTTGAGATGACATC is a window of Campylobacter sp. CCUG 57310 DNA encoding:
- a CDS encoding type II asparaginase, encoding MRFSLKVFIVMIFSATMALAKPTIYILATGGTIAGSGSGALDTSYTSGTVTVDKLIAAVPDINKIATIKGEQISNIGSQEMNNEVWLKLANRVNELLSSGKADGVVITHGTDTMEETAYFLNLVVKSDKPIVMVGAMRNSTSLSADGPLNLFNAVNVAMSKDSVGKGVVVVMNDEIHAAREVTKMNTTSVDTFKSPNTGRIGTVFYGNVKYYMTPARKHTVNSAFDIAKIKELPRVDIIYSHSNDNPDFVNTAVKMGAKGIINAGMGNGNPFPSALEALGEAVKGGLVVVRDSRVGTGETTMNGEVDDTKYGFVTSDNLNVQKARVLLMLGLATTNDKAKIQEFFLTH
- a CDS encoding AzlC family ABC transporter permease — encoded protein: MSFYTIFKITIPVMLGFIPLGIAFGLLAENIGVAPLMTMALNLIVYAGAGQFALLSMLSAGTGLVEIFIASYVINLRHTFYSLALLKDFKGLKFKYYNIFALTDESFAIFKTLKTNSQEEKDKAYTLINLLTQTYWAVGTLLGILVGKGIRIDYSGIEFCLTALFIVLAIEMFKDDKNYKLLFFSLGLGVFATAFFPPSYMLLLSLFIGFTVIVIGDRIK
- a CDS encoding flagellar hook-basal body protein, which encodes MQNGYYQAAGAMVTQFNRLDVISNNLANINTIGFKRDDVVVGDFERIFQEFRDVLPLENHTKQAAKFLNRTIDRVPQISEQYVDFSNSGMKFTGNTLDFAIKREDIFFLVETKTGEVRLTKNGAFSLDDEGFLVTKEGFKVLPNNYFEGGADGIQIPQDERLSVDKNGNIYANDEQIARFYLAQPKEIRNLTKEGDNLYVLPNLKELRDLGDDVDAVAQGYTQISNVNAVTEMVGLIETNRLVDMYQKVMRSHMDDLNQDAISKLASTKV
- a CDS encoding branched-chain amino acid transporter permease; translated protein: MSDILTSGINLNSSPLVMSLVVLTATVATFLTRVTPFWIFKKDKPNKWLLSVERHMGLFIMVILVFYALKDTNFKEFPFGGREIVSAVCAILIHLKFKNALLSIVFSTAIYMFLLRI
- the flgG gene encoding flagellar basal-body rod protein FlgG, which encodes MMRSIYSAATGMIAQQTQIDVTSHNISNVNTMGYKKNRAEFADLMYQVMEYAGTSTSSTTKSPTGIEVGLGVRPTAITKIFSQGHFKETSNNLDMVIAGHGFFQVQLPDGTTAYTRNGAFKLDSEGTIVNSDGYPLIPQMSIPADATHISVGTDGTVSVLQPGNVEMTQIGQIELANFINPSGLHAMGDNNYLPTGSSGDVVVGTAGLDGFGQIKQGFVEMSNVQLVEEMTDLITGQRAYEANSKAITTSDDMLQIVNNLKR